From a single Cryptococcus deuterogattii R265 chromosome 5, complete sequence genomic region:
- a CDS encoding protein CFT1 (genome sequence mistake), which translates to MHALHQTLLPSSSIHYSLFLPHFTPSTIYPLPKPPAAVDTSNVKVIGNLVVAGAEVLRVFEIREESIPIIEKVKLEEDVAEGKKDVQMEEVGDGFFDDGHAERAPLKYQTTRRLHLLAQHELNGTVTGLTATRTLESAIDGLDRLIVSFKDAKMALLEWSRGDIATVSLHTYERCPQMNTGDLQSYVPLLRTDPLSRLAVLTLPEDSLAVLPLIQEQSELDPLSEGFSRDAPYSPSFVLSLSDVSTTIKNIQDLLFLPGFHSPTIALLFSPMHTWSGRLQTVKDTFCLEIRTFDLSSGTSYPLLTSVSGLPSDSLYLVACPSELGGIVLVTSTGIVHIDQGGRVAAACVNAWWSRITSLKCSMASVSQKLTLEGSRCVFVTPHDMLLILQNGAVHQVRFGMEGRAVGLIEVLDKGCVVPPPSDLTVAGDGAVFVGSAEGDSWLAKVNVVRQRVERAEEKKDEMEVDWDEDLYGDINDAALDERAQEQFGPAAITLSPYDVLTGVGKIMDIEFGIAASDQGLRTYPQLVAVSGGSSNSTFNVFRRGIPITKRRRFNELLNAEGVWFLPIDRQTGQKFKDIPEAERATILLSSEGNATRVFALSSKPTPQQIGRLDGKTLSAAPFFQRSCILHVSPLEVVLLDNNGKIIQTVCPRDDGPKIVNASISDPFAIIRRADDSVAFFVGDTVARTVAEAPIVSEGESPVCQAVEVFTDTTGVYRTFEPSKSESSESISNQIDSEHKPDIPNGVNGPTARSTRQAQLTPQQIKRLQEQEPAITTEAPSMETAINSSHGTQWLALVTRSGELQIRSLPDLQVVLQSEGLGSSAPSFTDDLGENPGYVLGEKREEGEEEDEIIQMVFCPIGKGTVRQHLLALHHSGRLNAYEAQPRFTVDASSHSRRSLAVRFRKVHTQLLPISGGVGTTNGSARLPYTIVPFNNIEGLTGAFITGEKPHWIISSEAHPLRAFALKQAAMAFGKTTHLGGKENTSSE; encoded by the exons ATGCATGCTCTCCATCAGACCCTTCtcccctcatcctccataCACtactccctcttcctcccccacTTCACCCCCTCAACCATCTACCCCCTTCCAAAACCCCCCGCGGCAGTCGACACTTCCAATGTCAAGGTCATCGGCAACCTCGTTGTCGCTGGAGCAGAAGTCTTGAGGGTGTTTGAAATACGGGAAGAAAGCATCCCGATAATAGAAAAAGTCAaattggaagaggatgtggctgagggcaagaaggatgtgcagatggaagaggtCGGCGACGGCTTCTTTGATGATGGCCATGCAGAA CGGGCTCCGTTAAAATACCAAACGACTCGGCGGCTGCATCTTTTGGCGCAACATGAACTCAACGGCACGGTGACTGGTTTGACAGCTACGAGAACGCTCGAGAGCGCTATCGACGGTTTAGACAGGTTGATTGTGTCTTTCAAGGATGCGAAG ATGGCACTTTTGGAATGGTCAAGAGGCGATATTGCAACAGTGTCTTTGCACACCTATGAGCGATGCCCTCAAATGAATACTGGTGACTTGCAGAGCTATGTCCCACTGCTCAGGACAGACCCATTATCAAGACTGGCTGTCCTCACTCTTCCTGAAGACTCATTAGCGGTTTTGCCTTTGATTCAGGAGCAGTCAGAATTAGACCCATTATCGGAAGGCTTCTCTCG TGATGCACCTTACTCGCCCTCATTTgttctctccctttcggATGTGTCTACAACCATTAAGAACATCCAAgatctcctcttccttcctggcTTCCACTCTCCCACTATCGCGCTCCTCTTTTCACCCATGCACACCTGGTCAGGTAGACTACAAACCGTCAAAGATACTTTTTGCTTGGAGATCCGTACCTTTGACCTTTCTTCCGGCACCTCCTATCCCCTCCTCACATCCGTCTCTGGTCTCCCCAGCGACAGTCTGTACCTCGTCGCATGCCCTTCAGAACTCGGCGGTATCGTCCTTGTCACCAGTACCGGTATTGTGCACATCGACCAAGGCGGTCGAGTGGCTGCTGCTTGCGTCAATGCCTGGTGGTCTCGAATTACATCACTCAAATGCTCAATGGCTTCTGTATCCCAGAAACTTACCCTCGAAGGATCACGGTGTGTCTTTGTCACTCCTCATGACATGCTGCTCATCCTTCAGAATGGTGCGGTTCATCAAGTGAGATTTGGCATGGAAGGCAGGGCAGTAGGATTAATCGAAGTGCTAGATAAGGGATGTGTCGTTCCTCCCCCATCAGATTTGACTGTGGCAGGCGATGGTGCCGTGTTTGTCGGCTCTGCGGAGGGTGATTCATGGTTGGCCAAGGTCAATGTTGTCAGGCAGCGGGTGGAAAgggcagaagagaaaaaggatgagatggaagtaGACTGggatgaag aTCTGTATGGTGATATCAATGATGCTGCACTTGACGAAAGGGCGCAAGAACAATTCGGTCCCGCCGCAATCACTCTTTCTCCTTATGATGTCTTGACAGGTGTTGGGAAGATTATGGATATTGAATTTGGTATCGCTGCTTCCGATCAAGGA TTACGCACTTATCCCCAACTGGTAGCTGTCAGTGGTGGATCTAGCAACTCCACGTTCAACGTTTTCCGC CGAGGTATTCCTATAACGAAGCGCCGCCGGTTCAACGAGCTGCTCAATGCCGAAGGTGTCTGGTTCCTTCCTATCGATAGACAAACAGGACAAAAGTTCAAGGATATTCCAGAAGCGGAGAGAGCGACAATATTGCTGAGCAGTGAAGGAAATGCTACCAGA GTCTTTGCGCTGTCGTCTAAACCTACGCCCCAGCAAATAGGAAGGCTTGACGGCAAGACCCTGTCAGCAGCGCCATTCTTCCAGCGATCATGTATCCTGCATGTTTCACCTCTAGAAGTCGTTCTCTTGGACAACA ATGGTAAAATAATTCAAACTGTCTGCCCTCGTGATGATGGCCCCAAGATTGTGAATGCCAGTATCTCTGATCCGTTCGCGATCATCCGCCGAGCAGACGATAGCGTCGCCTTCTTTGTCGGTGATACTGTTGCGAGAACGGTTGCTGAAGCACCTATAGTCTCCGAAGGA GAGTCTCCAGTTTGCCAGGCAGTAGAGGTCTTTACAGACACCACCGGCGTCTATCGTACTTTTGAGCCTTCCAAATCCGAGTCCTCGGaatccatctccaaccaGATTGACTCTGAACATAAACCTGACATCCCCAACGGCGTCAACGGTCCCACCGCACGTTCCACCCGCCAAGCCCAGCTCACCCCTCAGCAGATCAAGCGATTACAAGAGCAAGAACCTGCCATTACCACGGAAGCACCTAGCATGGAGACTGCTATTAACTCCTCGCATGGCACTCAATGGCTTGCGCTTGTGACGAGAAGTGGAGAACTGCAGATACGGTCCTTACCCGATCTGCAGGTTGTGCTGCAGAGTGAGGGTTTGGGATCGTCCGCACCGAGTTTTACAGATGATTTAGGTGAAAATCCTGGGTATGTACTTGGtgagaaaagggaagaaggtgaagaggaggacgagattATACAGATGGTGTTTTGCCCCATTGGAAAGGGAACTGTCAGGCAGCACTTGCTC GCTCTTCACCACTCGGGTCGATTAAACGCTTACGAAGCTCAACCTCGCTTCACTGTTGACGCGTCATCCCATTCTCGTCGTTCGCTCGCAGTTCGATTCCGTAAAGTTCACACtcaacttcttcccatctcgGGTGGTGTCGGTACTACCAACGGCAGCGCACGGTTGCCTTACACCATTGTCCCCTTCAACAATATTGAAGGTTTGACCGGAGCGTTTATTACCGGAGAGAAGCCACACTGGATTATCTCAAGTGAGGCACATCCTCTGAGGGCATTTGCGTTGAAGCAGGCGGCGATGGCGTTTGGTAAGACGACTCATCTgggtgggaaggagaaTACTTCATCAGAATAG
- a CDS encoding ubiquitin-like 1-activating enzyme E1 B has product MPRSTYTEALLGPEVYRKVRETNILVVGAGGIGCELLKNLVLVGFANIEIIDLDTIDLSNLNRQFLFRKPDISKSKALVAAATARHFNPNSGININARHGNVKDSVNDLEWIKGFGLVMNALDNMDARRHVNRLCQAAGVPLIESGTAGYLGQVTPMIKDVTECFDCVPKPTPKAFPICTIRSTPSEPIHCIVWGKTYLFGKLFGEDDEDMDTEELDKAKASGENAEEIENLKMEAAAFRQVRKSLGEEDGPRRVFHKIFNEDICRLLAMEDMWKKEGRVKPVPLDCDAILNGTSVTPPLRTAPTANQQANSDKGAESAKIKPAALLKDQKELSLKENLELFLDSCKRLSARALAFPDTSLSFDKDDDDTLDFVLATANLRATAYGIPNKTRFQVKEMAGNIIPAIATTNAIIAGLIVMQSLNILSRIHSASNGDSSSDSSDVPVRNVFLRTDPTKPLGSFVPQHPDPTCSVCRDVYIPFKADVGKCTLGQFVEDVVKGWLGSAEFEGEGEGEDVEWTVFEGGRLLADPDFEDNFERTLEDLGVGRGKIMTVRDEDTKYRPVHFCVCQPEPEASTAYTLPDEKPTIPFAPAKPEAAARESSEEPAIVEHVSAKTAPNDMPSATAGVKRPAPEDDEQAAAGGDDAKKRRVTTVVDDDNDFEIL; this is encoded by the exons ATGCCCAGGTCGACATACACCGAAGCGCTTCTCGGTCCAGAGGTGTATAGAAAGGTTAGAGAGACCAACATTCTGGTCGTTGGTGCCGGCGGTATTGGCTGTGAACTCC TCAAGAATCTTGTCTTGGTCGGCTTCGCCAATATTGAAATT ATAGACCTCGACACTATTGACCTCTCAAACCTGAACCGCCAATTCCTCTTTCGAAAACCTGACatctccaaatccaaagCCCTTGTTGCCGCTGCGACAGCTCGCCATTTCAACCCCAACTCTggcatcaacatcaacgCTAGACACGGGAATGTCAAAGATAGTGTGAATGATCTCGAGTGGATCAAGGGGTTCGGGTTGGTCATGAACGCATTGGATAATATGG ACGCCCGACGGCATGTGAACAGGCTTTGCCAAGCTGCTGGTGTTCCTCTTATCGAATCTGGTACTGCCGGTTACCTCGGTCAAGTCACTCCCATGATCAAG GACGTCACTGAATGCTTTGACTGCGTGCCGAAGCCTACGCCCAAGGCGTTCCCAATCTGCACTATCCGTTCAACACCTAGTGAACCTATTCACTGTATCGTCTGGGGAAAGACGTATCTCTTTGGGAAGCTGtttggcgaagatgatgaggacatgGACACTGAAGAGCTGGACAAGGCCAAAGCTAGTGGGGAGAATG CggaggagattgaaaacCTGAAAATGGAAGCTGCTGCTTTTAGACAAGTAAGAAAATCCCttggtgaagaggacggTCCCCGACGAGTATTTCATAAAATTTTCAACGAAGATATCTGCCGTCTCTTGGCTATGGAGGATAtgtggaaaaaggaaggtcGTGTGAAGCCTGTACCTCTTGATTGCGATGCCATTCTGAATGGGACGTCTGTCACCCCACCACTCCGTACGGCGCCTACGGCGAATCAGCAGGCGAACAGCGACAAAGGGGCCGAAAGTGCCAAAATTAAGCCCGCCGCATTATTGAAGGACCAAAAGGAGTtgagtttgaaggagaatTTGGAATTGTTCTTGGACAG CTGTAAGAGGCTTTCCGCACGAGCACTTGCCTTCCCCGACACATCTCTGTCCTTTGAcaaggatgatgacgatacTCTTGATTTTGTACTTGCGACTGCAAACCTTCGTGCTACCGCTTATGGTATCCCCAACAAGACCCGTTTCCAAGTCAAAG AAATGGCCGGTAATATCATTCCCGCTATCGCTACCACCAACGCCATCATCGCCGGCCTTATTGTGATGCAATCCCTCAATATCCTCTCTCGAATCCACTCCGCTTCCAATGGCGACTCTTCTAGCGACTCCAGTGACGTCCCTGTCCGCAATGTGTTTCTCCGCACAGACCCTACCAAACCCCTCGGCTCATTTGTACCCCAACATCCAGATCCTACTTGCAGCGTCTGTCGAGACGTGTACATCCCATTCAAAGCGGATGTCGGGAAATGCACGTTGGGCCAGTTTGTGGAGGATGTAGTAAAAGGCTGGCTTGGATCAGcagagtttgaaggagaaggggaaggggaagatgtggaGTGGACAGTgtttgaaggaggaaggctTTTAGCTGATCCAGACTTTGAGGATAACTTTGAGAGGACTTTGGAGGATCTTGGGGTTGGACGGGGTAAGATTATGACGGTGAGGGATGAAGACACAAAGTACAGACCTGTACACTTTTGTGTTTGCCAGCC GGAACCCGAGGCGTCAACAGCCTACACACTCCCCGACGAAAAACCCACCATACCCTTCGCTCCCGCCAAACCCGAAGCTGCAGCGCGTGAATCTTCTGAAGAACCCGCAATTGTCGAACATGTCTCCGCCAAAACTGCGCCCAACGATATGCCTAGTGCGACTGCAGGAGTGAAGCGACCCGCgcctgaagatgatgaacaggCTGCGGCCGGAGGGGATgatgcgaagaagagaagggtgaCTACCGtagtggatgatgataatgattTTGAGATTTTGTAA